One window of Nostoc sp. C052 genomic DNA carries:
- a CDS encoding serine/threonine-protein kinase: MTKIYCSKGHENSPGSRFCLQCGEKLSGASMSYSIQPGLTLGDRYVIVRQIGQGGFGRTYLAEDVNRFRELCVLKEFSPQVQTAYVVQKAEELFEREASVLYKLQHPQIPRFRELLRLNLGGKEYLFLVQDYVEGETYNSLLNARIQQGLRFTEAEVRQLLQQILPVLEYIHSIGVIHRDISPDNLMLRTVDKLPVLIDFGGVKQVVATVASEYYQPGMVASSPSPTLLGKIGFAPPEQMQTGLVSPHSDLYALAASMLVLLTGKQPQELIDTYTLSWQWRREVNLSQSLAQVLDKMLSARPGDRFQSARQVLQAINSPPANYPPTQYPTPPQPTSATVAISPPPPSPSSPSSPPPPPWWTPTKTFLITVLAAGSIGLIWWGVTGRRDIGEVKPTPTASPIPTSEQPTDPLAQYSPAERQRKEKLSDRRQQLGIDSNFYVNLVNQVFWDKNPSLRGRTLSNGSEDESLRAEWDTTASELLEKLAPLSSNARRQLGSYTTAERDRWKVEVNKINVGSRSLYDLGDAAFFSVFPEQRGQNFKGQPIGQVWYGFVSDQLSAILAGSTFQKLVFDPGAIGKTVNGTLQPGGGKVFIAGLAKDQSLDLKLQGNSQVLLSVYSPSGKIQFLEDSTKRSLSTKLPESGFYEFVVVSTATKPVDYQLTITAETPTPTPTSTPSPIPTPTETPTSTPTETPTPTPIETATPTPTPTQETKL; encoded by the coding sequence ATGACTAAAATATATTGTTCTAAAGGACATGAAAATTCCCCAGGTAGTCGCTTTTGTCTCCAGTGTGGTGAAAAATTGTCGGGTGCGTCCATGAGTTATAGTATCCAACCGGGATTAACTTTAGGCGATCGCTATGTGATTGTGCGTCAAATCGGCCAAGGTGGCTTTGGACGCACTTATTTAGCTGAAGATGTTAACCGTTTCCGCGAACTTTGTGTTTTAAAAGAATTTTCTCCGCAAGTTCAAACCGCTTACGTTGTCCAAAAAGCTGAAGAACTGTTTGAGAGAGAGGCGAGTGTTCTTTATAAATTGCAACATCCCCAAATTCCCCGCTTCCGGGAACTGTTGCGGCTAAATTTAGGCGGCAAAGAATATCTGTTTTTGGTGCAAGATTATGTCGAAGGGGAAACTTATAACTCGTTGTTAAATGCCCGAATACAACAGGGTTTGCGCTTTACCGAGGCAGAAGTACGCCAATTGTTGCAGCAAATTTTGCCAGTGTTGGAATATATTCACTCCATTGGCGTTATTCATCGAGATATTTCTCCAGATAACTTAATGCTTCGCACTGTTGACAAACTGCCAGTGTTAATTGATTTTGGCGGTGTCAAACAAGTAGTAGCAACCGTTGCTTCCGAATATTACCAACCCGGTATGGTTGCATCTTCTCCATCACCAACCCTATTAGGTAAAATAGGTTTTGCTCCCCCAGAACAGATGCAAACTGGGTTAGTATCTCCCCACAGCGACTTGTATGCCTTGGCCGCATCAATGTTGGTTTTACTGACAGGAAAACAACCCCAAGAATTAATTGATACTTATACTCTCAGTTGGCAATGGCGGCGTGAAGTTAACCTAAGTCAAAGTTTGGCACAAGTATTAGATAAAATGCTATCTGCCAGACCAGGCGATCGCTTTCAATCAGCCCGTCAAGTACTCCAAGCTATCAACTCACCCCCAGCAAACTATCCCCCAACTCAATACCCCACTCCACCACAACCCACATCCGCCACCGTCGCCATCTCCCCACCTCCCCCATCCCCCTCATCCCCCTCATCTCCCCCCCCTCCCCCTTGGTGGACACCAACAAAAACCTTCCTCATAACGGTGCTAGCGGCTGGTAGTATTGGATTAATTTGGTGGGGAGTGACTGGCCGCCGCGATATCGGGGAAGTCAAACCTACTCCCACAGCCAGCCCAATTCCAACCAGTGAACAACCAACCGATCCCTTAGCGCAATATTCACCAGCAGAACGGCAGCGTAAAGAAAAATTAAGCGATCGCCGCCAACAATTGGGTATTGACTCTAACTTCTACGTGAACTTGGTGAATCAAGTTTTTTGGGATAAAAACCCCAGTTTACGAGGACGCACTCTCAGCAATGGTTCTGAAGATGAGAGTTTGCGCGCAGAATGGGATACAACCGCCTCAGAATTACTAGAAAAACTTGCGCCACTGAGTTCCAATGCCCGCCGACAACTGGGAAGTTACACAACTGCCGAACGCGATCGCTGGAAAGTGGAAGTCAATAAAATCAACGTTGGTAGTCGTTCTTTATATGATTTAGGAGATGCTGCTTTTTTCAGTGTATTTCCTGAACAGCGGGGTCAAAATTTCAAAGGTCAGCCCATTGGACAAGTTTGGTATGGTTTTGTTAGCGATCAACTCAGCGCTATCCTTGCCGGTAGCACTTTCCAGAAACTTGTCTTTGATCCAGGTGCGATCGGCAAAACCGTTAACGGTACTCTTCAACCTGGTGGTGGTAAGGTATTTATTGCTGGACTTGCCAAAGACCAATCTCTAGACTTGAAACTACAAGGAAATTCCCAAGTTTTATTATCAGTCTATTCACCCTCTGGTAAAATTCAATTTCTAGAAGATTCTACCAAGCGTAGTTTGTCAACTAAATTACCAGAAAGCGGATTTTATGAGTTTGTTGTGGTTTCCACAGCAACAAAACCAGTAGATTATCAACTCACCATCACAGCAGAAACTCCCACGCCAACGCCAACTTCCACCCCATCGCCCATACCAACGCCTACAGAAACTCCCACATCAACGCCTACAGAAACTCCCACACCAACACCCATAGAAACTGCCACTCCGACACCGACACCGACGCAGGAGACAAAACTCTAG
- a CDS encoding ATP-binding protein produces MMKILGDFNDYLPVSREYLTVVLSPSSVPLQQRWHNNGLSADFMADYFATFFPRNQDTVSKINSKIEVKSVVSFIANELLENSMKFNNWKTDYPISITLQLHTDSLVFLASNSLTAEAVDDFQAFIQEIIADDPGELLVRQLENNAEDDNHTSSGLGLLTMMSDYLAKIGWKFETVQEDPEIITVTTMVYLMM; encoded by the coding sequence ATGATGAAAATTCTTGGAGATTTCAATGATTACCTACCTGTAAGTCGAGAATATTTGACGGTCGTTTTATCACCAAGTTCAGTCCCTCTCCAACAGCGCTGGCATAATAATGGTCTATCGGCTGATTTTATGGCAGATTATTTTGCAACGTTTTTTCCCAGAAATCAGGATACCGTTTCCAAAATTAACAGTAAGATTGAGGTGAAAAGTGTTGTTAGCTTCATTGCGAATGAACTTTTAGAAAATTCAATGAAGTTTAATAATTGGAAAACTGATTATCCGATCAGCATTACGCTACAGCTGCATACCGATAGCCTTGTTTTTCTGGCATCAAATAGCCTTACTGCTGAGGCAGTTGATGACTTTCAGGCATTTATCCAAGAAATTATTGCAGATGATCCCGGTGAGCTACTGGTTCGTCAGTTAGAAAATAATGCTGAGGACGATAACCATACTAGCTCTGGACTGGGACTATTAACCATGATGAGTGACTATTTGGCAAAAATAGGATGGAAGTTTGAAACTGTTCAGGAAGATCCAGAAATCATCACTGTTACAACGATGGTGTACTTGATGATGTAG